One Chlamydiales bacterium genomic window, AAGTTATTAAGTCGTTATTTAAAACTCGCTGCTGACAATGGATTACCTATCGTCATTCATTGTCGAGATGCTTTCCAAGATCTTTTTCGGATATTAGATAAAGAAAAACCAGTTTCAGGGGTCCTTCATTGTTTTACTGGTACCCTTGCTGAGGCAAAAGAGTTAATTGCACGTGATTGGTATATTTCTTTAAGTGGAATTGTCACGTTTAAAAATAGTGAAGAATTGTGTGAAGTAGCTCGATCTATTCCACTCAATCGTCTTTTAATCGAAACAGATGCACCCTATTTAGCTCCTATGCCTTATCGAGGGAAAATCAATGAACCCTCTTATCTCATTGAAACAGCAAAATTTCTTGCAGAGATAAGAAAAATTTCATTTGCAGAATTTGCCATGGCAACGTCTAGAAATGGAGAAACTCTATTTAAGTTAAACTCTCAGTAAGTTGTATAGAAGGTGAGAAAAAGATCAACTTTGATCTTGAATCTACATTAAGCTATTTTTTTTAAGACCTCTTCTATTTCTAATTTTCATTAGACAATGATCAAAAGTAAATCTATTTTACAAGGGGCTTTTCTTATGTTAATTTTGTGTTATCATGACTTTGCCAATGAGTAAAAAGAAATCTTCATCTAACTCATCTCTTAGACTGCCTTTCCCATTTGTTTTGCGCCGCCTTCATTCTCTACTTGGATTATGGCTGGTTATCTATTTGTTTGAGCACCTTTTTATCAATGCACACATGGCATTTTTCTTTAAGAATTACGGATCTGGATTTATTCGGATGGTTAATTCGATTCACAAAATTCCTTATTTGAAAGCGATTGAAATCCTATTTTTAGGATTACCATTTTTAGTCCATGGTCTTTGGGGGGTAAAATATGCCTTAACATCACGATGGAATTCTTTTCAAACTAGAGGAAATAGACCAGCGCTTCCTATGTACGCAAGAAACAGAGCATTTACTTGGCAGAGGGTTACATCTTGGCTACTTATCATCGGAATTATCGCCCACGTGATTCACATGCGATTTATCGAATATCCAATAAAAATTCAATCTCATGGAAAAGTTTTCTATTTTTCAATTCTATCTTATGATGCTGGGCTTCGTCTTATAGCAGAAAAACTAGACATCATAATTTATCACCAGGATGAAATTTCTGACCAATTAAGAATGATAGAAGAAGAAAGATCACATTTAGAAAATTCCTCTCCAAGGGTTTCAATTTCCGATCAATCTTATGATCCACTATCGGAATTGAGAGAGAATAAAGATTGGATGGAATTCCTTAAAAAAATTTCCTTAAAAAAGGGGAAAGTGCTCGTCTTAGCTCAAAACATGGGAACAGCATTTTTTTTAATTCTGCGTGAAACATTCATAAGCCCTACTTTGGTTATGCTTTATTCGGTTTTAGTCATTGCAGCTGTCTATCATGCTTTTAATGGATTATGGACTTTTATGATTTCTTGGGGGTTGACTC contains:
- a CDS encoding TatD family hydrolase, which codes for MKNSPLHKRLFMLIDSHAHLTHVKLFKDIDLILARAQALGIEKIINICTNPKELSLGLTLSSQYPWVYNAAATTPHEVQKEAEQFFELVMQNVDTQSLIAIGETGLDYYYWKESMDDQKKLLSRYLKLAADNGLPIVIHCRDAFQDLFRILDKEKPVSGVLHCFTGTLAEAKELIARDWYISLSGIVTFKNSEELCEVARSIPLNRLLIETDAPYLAPMPYRGKINEPSYLIETAKFLAEIRKISFAEFAMATSRNGETLFKLNSQ